The genomic interval TTCACCTTTACATACGGGATTTCACAATTTCATGGATTTCCTATAActcaattttaatgaataatttatcaaacaatAAATACGAGAAATAGAAGCCTAAACTCTTATTTCTCAATAACTGATTCTAgtatttatcttataactattccatatattttatttatttataattcgataaaataccaatgatagatattaaatctctatttttaaatcgtaattaaatgcaattcgtatatattctaatcaatgaaaatttaacatgaaataaaaataatttgatatatataaaatttttttttaaattttttaaatgaataatttaactcgtatatttaataattttttatccataatatgttttcctataaaaaacgtaaaataattcttttaaatcttctttatttcccaatattattcaatttttttatgaaaaatataagaataatgtaTTTGATTATGAaacatgataaaaatgataaaattaaaatttaagcaTGATAtgcaatttttgtttattgatatttaattaaataagaaccACAAATTAAACATGATTTAATAAACAGTATTTCAGAAAATGCAAGCAATAAATTGACTACACGAGCGCGCAtgcatttaaatatgatttcccTCTGCACACATTTGAAACCTAATGGATTCCTATTTTTGTAAGCAAGATGTGCAACTCATGTCGATTTTCAAGTCATGAGATCATaactttaatttcaatgaaataataacgatacgattttttttatttatcaaatgaaatatttcaaaaattatgtaacataaactatattacaataaattattttaaaactattatataaaaattaataaattgataaagaatatattatcaatttttataacaataaaaataaataatttcataaaaaaattttattgtaatgcaaaaatataaattttaaaatataatttttaaattaaaaatatagtaacatataaataagatagcagaatacaattaataaaataaaaaaagtaaatatatggAATTcctaacttttttatataagattattaagaattatttgtatatgtattaatgaaaaagataaaaatggataaaaatagaaaggaaacttattactttttttggtATTGAAAAGTTCATATATCATTGCaatcttttattctatttattgaatttcaaatttaattttcttaaaaaaagattcatattacaaatttcatattttcatattttatagttttatgtataatgttttatgtatgtaagaaaaattttataagtattttttatcatttaattaattaacaagcatcaagtttttaaataaaataaattaatttaataaaagagaaaatataggcaaataataatttcttcaaagaaagcgatataataattaaattatgaaacataTCATGTATCGGAAAGCATATATTGATACTGATTacttaatgaaaaatcgattcgattagCGAAACTAGTCTGTTAGCCACCTTTTGTTTGACCTTTGATGAAAAGCAATAAGATTGAAacctattaatttctattttaataatcgctTTTTTATTACCTTCTccataataaaagtatttttaagaatttaaatattaatacagtaaagtaaacaatattttttatacagtaCATTTATTTGTCAATATCAATTAgtcaatatattcaatacatatattgaaatataatgttaagTTTTTTCaaccttatttattttatcaaaatgttctcaaattatctataattcatattttaaattttatacatatcattggttttttttttatttgaattacgaaagcaataaattttcatgtatgaaatatttctcatattataactaattaaatgtcatagataaattttgaaaacctTTCTTCAATGTATAATCACATCATTATTATGTGATTATATTTCTGGCTCAATgattcattctttctttttttgttcatgagatgtaataaaaaacgtgtaataaattttttttaatgtaaaagaacaaagataaataaaaataaattttctaaaaaaacatAGGATGGTGTCCGGAAATTTGGGACAAAATATTATGCTGGCCATCAACAGCACCTGGAGAACTGGCCATTTTATCTTGTCCTTCTTACATCGTAGGATTTGATACCcacgtaattaataaaattaatttattaattattttcattttgattcttttaaaatatattttatatatatatatcaaaattttaatatttgaaattatatgaaaaattttctttaagttttttttattttattttttatttaattattgagatTGTACgttgaagaattttcattaaaatattttttatataatattttttgtttgaatatatttgtattcttaaatttttgttccacatttatttaaatatttttttggatattatattatcaggCAAATGCCTCCAGACAATGTATGATGAATGGACAATGGTTATGGAATAGCAGTGTCAACAATACTTGGAGTAATTACAGTCAATGCTATAGAAATAGTCTTGTAACTATCCTGGTgcctgaagaagaagaaataaacatTAGTATTCTCATAAAGGTAAATATTCGAAAgtgtaaatatattgaaatataattaagaaaattttgaataattacaaattcatgATACAAAttcatgatttaatttaatgagtttatgagaaatattttaattagaataaaaaaacattaattataaatattaaaaattttaaaatgttaaaaataatctattgcattatcatatataagagagaaaaaaaaagaaaatattttatagaaaagcagaaaatattttttcagaaatttgaaatctatGGCAATTATATgagtcaaatattttttaaaaagtagaaATCAACGATTAAAGATTACTGCATTCTTACTACtttctagaattatataaaataatatgaatataaaacgctattaatatttttactttaaaacaaaaataaaattatttttgatgaattttatgcagattatgaataatatcagTACCGTTAACATTGATTGGAATTAGCggtttatcaattaaattgcGCAACTAATTTTCTTTACGCTTCATAaggttgaaaattatttttgtaagtgTTAATAaaccttttaattatatattgtcatttttgttttacagaaatatattccaatagtgaagattatttcaaaaattggatATACCGTTTCCTTCTTCACTTTAGTGATagctttctttattttaactgTGATTAAGTAAGTATATCATCTATTTTCAAAACTATCATatctttgctttttttttttaattcgtaaaattcatgataaataattaaattaaaaattcactatatatatatttatatttatgtttcaattgcaattattatatttttttttaatcgattttatttttacacagtATTATAATctgatataagatatttttatttttttaataaaaaaaaagaagcatttcataaaaatattattttgattcagtaaaattttctttgaaacttattatagtatattattattatatatttattgaattcttctttttattaaaaattcttttattaaaaatcaaaatacatgtaacaattttataaaatatttcatgaatttatAAGACGAGCTGATAAttctatattgattaaaactaATGTATTTCAATATCTAATCATCAAAATCTCGAATCATTACTCCAAGTTTATCCCGAATTGGACGTAGGAAATTAAGATGTCCCCGGAATATACTGCACATGCATTTGTTTGCTTCGTTCATGTTTCGTGCATTCATGGCATTGATGAAGGACATCGTATTCGTCTCCGGCATTGCCTTAGCCTCAGAcgtgataataaaaaacggaaaaatatattggctggttgataaaaaagagagcAATTGGCTTTGTAAAATGTTCACTAGCTTTTGGCAGTACTTCATTCTCGCCAACTACTTTTGGATATTAATGGAAGGTCTCTATTTGCATAATCTAGTCTTTCTAGCACTTTTCACCGATATAAACTCGAGCATTGCTGTCTACATTTGTCTCGGATGGGGTAAGtctttgcaaataatttttgactttttatttttgactatttttttaaagctttAGAAatgttcgatttaatttttctagtagtttaatcattaattagttattaatttgttataaatttgttttattaaatagaaaaaaaatattaatttttctttacaatttataaagatttctaaaccgaagttatattaatatataatattatattaatattaatatatcaatatgaattgattttgtttttcatcctttattatattgctatgcatttaaattacttcaataaaattagcatacaaaataaaataaagttctcATGTTTGTATTTTCAGGATTGCCAGCACTATTCGTATTATGTTGGATTGTAGCGAGAGTGAcacttgaaaataaatactgTTGGACGATTCATGAAAATTccaatctttttctcttcattcGAATTCCGACTATGCTCTCTATTTTggtaaatcaataataaaaatattataatatttaattttttgagtaacaataattaaaatcattctggaaaatttcaattatatttaatttcctaatttttaaattttacttgaatactgtatttcaattttttgttctcaatatttcttttcaaatttaaaaaaaaattattccaatcattaaaaattgttttaaattccaGATCAACTTCGTGTTATTTGTCAATATCGTTAGAGTGCTCTTATTAAAGTTAAGGTCCACAGTATCGGAGGAAACACAAAGATACAAGTAAGttaattcatcttttttataaacttttgcaATTCAATTATACTTAACTTCGTTTGCTAAAAGTTTTTGTAAACTTAAATCATTTCTGTTTTGTAAAAGATAAATCATTTtggcgattttttttatttattaaagttattctgcatttgttaaaaaaattggatcatTTTTCAGGAGATGGGCAAAAAGTACTTTGGTTCTGGTACCATTATTTGGAGTTCATTATACTCTTTTTTTGGGCATGTCTTACAGTATTGGTAAAAATGAAACTGTTGAAATTATATGGCTCTTTTGTGATCAACTTTTTGCATCTTTCCAAGTatgagattttttatataatgtttccttaattattttctttaattatatatataattattatatatataaataatattttacaatattgaatttttttttttattatttcttttttcatttcgatcggaatttcataatctttataagaattatcatatatttcttcaaaattttcaatttattatattcatttttgcttattatttgacaattaaatttcttattttcttattttattattattttattattatattattatttctaattttcttatttcatattagGGTTTCTTTGTGGctgttttatattgttttctcAACGGCGAAGTACGGACCGAAGTAACTAGAATAATCAAAAACCAGAGattattccattttcataCTAAGTGGATTTCCAGACATTCCACTCGCTCAGATAGTACGTGTAGTTGCAATGCATCGAAAGTTGATAAACACTCGGAGCGATCACGCTGGTGGAAAGCACCTTGGCTCTATTTTCTTAATGACAGAACAGCACGACGCTCTACCCACTCGATGGCGAGTATACAAGGTGTCCTCTCTATCCTATCAAAACTTCCGATCTTTAATGCCACACTTTATTATGTTTTGAcactttttgttatattttaatttatccttctattctatatatttctgtgTCATGTtctcattaaatatatctgtttTAATCCAGATAAagaattcgtataaaaatcttttacagaactaatatatatatgagcgAAGCActgattttgatatatttttaagaaaaagattattttcattttgtattatctttttatttatttattattaataataaatattagaatttccgagttaaaaaatatttcaaacgaattttgtttttttttacactcaatatttttcataaataaaatagaaagtaaGTTAcgaaatagttaaaaaatatatatctcttattttattctacaaatatttcttcaattttagatCAGAAATAGTTTCATCTCATATTCATCTATTATATCAtgttcaaaatgaaaattaatgaattcatgaaatataaattcttttttcaaacaaatttaaaattttattaaatattttagaagttaaataaaataacaaaattaatgggGATACTtgttacttttaataaaaatattatttattaaaaaataaaattatgaatgaaatttctattaatttttgctcaatattttttgtaatctattttttttaattaatataaattaatataaaagaattattatatttttcagatattgGTACAAGGGGAGGTAGTTTAGCAAGTAGTAGAGGTTACCTGGAAATTGCAGGAAATGGACAGAGTACGTATCCagaaaatcaaaaacaaaCAAATCACACGTCACTCTCCTATGGTAAATACACCGATCAATCGTTACTTCCTTTTTGTTCGAATGTAAGTACATACAgacatttttctatatacatatatgcatttctatatacatttttattcacataattttctataataaaattattaagttattaataaaatacattttatattcgagaaattatttatatttatataaaatatgaaatatgcattattattttatatttattttctttttaatatttctttttatgaattctattatacaaaaaataaatatttaatattaaataataatattattcggtgcacatataaaatatctttgaagaaaactaaataacttcactaacaatttaataaaattatttgaactgaaattaataattcgaaattagagaatattacaaatctttatattgcattttctatgatatttattttataagcataaaataaagaattattttcttgaaaatacaagaattaaaagatgtataatatatgattattttgctcttaaaaaaacattaataaagttattttgtttcatactAAACatctatatcttatatataatatattcataatttattatgatttcaaaagcagatattatttttaaaaattaaaattattaaaaaaaataattattttattaaaaaataaattaattatgataaataatttattatattgaaaaattcatatactTTCGTTGTAGGATTCAGAAGTTATACCCTGTACGGGACTAAATATTCATAGAATTCGAGAACAGCATCGTTGGAGTGATTCAGAATGCTGTCATCTCGCTTATGAATTACACAGTCTACATAAAGGACCCACATAAAAtctctttcataatttaatctaaataatcatctaaatgaatttatcaaaagaattttgttCACGAATAACTAATGAAGTAAACATAattctttcgataaaaaagaattgtgtgcaagtaaattattaaattatcgtaaaatatatgaagactataaattcaatgttttaccaaaattgttttcaattattatgcTACTAAAGTGTCtcgaacaattaaaaaaatatttttatcttcaaaagtatctttttcatatcattttttatactataataaatactataataaattttcatgaatttacaaaaataggaaatcgttgatttttaatatttttttctttttttaatatttataattgttttaaagaaatagtATTCGTTTTaccaagaaattatttaaatattattttcatttattgctggcaaaattttttcacatacaataatataatataacactaATTAAgtgcatatatttattgtaaatgttttttttatatcaatataaaaatacgaaaaaattaagtaaatctaatactaaaatcaataatattaatattaaaaagatcttattactattaaaaattgatatttatataattcgacatattttaatatttccatattcatatataaaattgttttgttttatgatattaatgctaaaaattttttgcaattttttaattaaattttattactatataatttttttaaaatttttaactttgcatcatattatatttttatttaataatgatgtcaatttagagaaaataatacaagcatttcgtattttataaaCGAGACTagtattgatattttcatatagataaatttactttaatacaggttttatatgtttagaatagttgtttcataaatatttcatatcgtGTATGTTTTAGGATTAGGCAATATTGTCTAGTTTTTCCATTTATGATTCCAGTTGAGTTGACATTAATTCGAATAGGAATCTTATTATACAGCACCgcttccattattttttttcttatttcttcgcTAGGAATCTACATACATGTAGgtagagtttttttttcttttcagttgTTGTATTAGGTTTTTTGGTGGTCATTCTCGTATCATTTTCACTCTAAATTGTCatcattaataacaaatttaatattaatattatttaatttaatattatttgtaacaaaataatataacattcaagaaataaaatgatcaaaaattaaaatggaaaatttaaaaaataaaacaaggaaataataaacttcATGAAAATgtgagatataaaaaaatcttttaatgtatatatgtatatgttaagaaaaaaataagtgtttcattttatttattttaagagtatagagaacataaaaatttttttcattatgtaaacattttatatgatttttatgtgtatttaaatattaaatacttgaaagttttatttattttcaactataatttacatacacacacaatcctttattttttaatactgcaAAATACTTTTGTTGTATTGATATAATGtagaatatattcttttattattttattttgttttcctaattatatattttttacatcaatttaaaatatttccagatTTTAAtccagaaattgaaattatgaaattaataattgtttgaaaatagtattttgaatcattaaataaattcattctctAGGCGTGTGATTTGTTGTAAAAGATATTACAatgttctatataattataatctaattataatagaattcattcagaatatattataatagaattataataga from Apis mellifera strain DH4 linkage group LG8, Amel_HAv3.1, whole genome shotgun sequence carries:
- the LOC726953 gene encoding secretin receptor isoform X3, which translates into the protein MDAYEDIDFNNPNSFSMQNRTLEIKENQCHQGNISSSGWCPEIWDKILCWPSTAPGELAILSCPSYIVGFDTHANASRQCMMNGQWLWNSSVNNTWSNYSQCYRNSLVTILVPEEEEINISILIKKYIPIVKIISKIGYTVSFFTLVIAFFILTVINLSRIGRRKLRCPRNILHMHLFASFMFRAFMALMKDIVFVSGIALASDVIIKNGKIYWLVDKKESNWLCKMFTSFWQYFILANYFWILMEGLYLHNLVFLALFTDINSSIAVYICLGWGLPALFVLCWIVARVTLENKYCWTIHENSNLFLFIRIPTMLSILINFVLFVNIVRVLLLKLRSTVSEETQRYKRWAKSTLVLVPLFGVHYTLFLGMSYSIGKNETVEIIWLFCDQLFASFQGFFVAVLYCFLNGEVRTEVTRIIKNQRLFHFHTKWISRHSTRSDSTCSCNASKVDKHSERSRWWKAPWLYFLNDRTARRSTHSMASIQDIGTRGGSLASSRGYLEIAGNGQSTYPENQKQTNHTSLSYGKYTDQSLLPFCSNNYTSETRSNSCTYECIFDVKLHN
- the LOC726953 gene encoding parathyroid hormone/parathyroid hormone-related peptide receptor isoform X4 is translated as MDAYEDIDFNNPNSFSMQNRTLEIKENQCHQGNISSSGWCPEIWDKILCWPSTAPGELAILSCPSYIVGFDTHANASRQCMMNGQWLWNSSVNNTWSNYSQCYRNSLVTILVPEEEEINISILIKKYIPIVKIISKIGYTVSFFTLVIAFFILTVINLSRIGRRKLRCPRNILHMHLFASFMFRAFMALMKDIVFVSGIALASDVIIKNGKIYWLVDKKESNWLCKMFTSFWQYFILANYFWILMEGLYLHNLVFLALFTDINSSIAVYICLGWGLPALFVLCWIVARVTLENKYCWTIHENSNLFLFIRIPTMLSILINFVLFVNIVRVLLLKLRSTVSEETQRYKRWAKSTLVLVPLFGVHYTLFLGMSYSIGKNETVEIIWLFCDQLFASFQGFFVAVLYCFLNGEVRTEVTRIIKNQRLFHFHTKWISRHSTRSDSTCSCNASKVDKHSERSRWWKAPWLYFLNDRTARRSTHSMILVQGEVV
- the LOC726953 gene encoding secretin receptor isoform X1 — translated: MDAYEDIDFNNPNSFSMQNRTLEIKENQCHQGNISSSGWCPEIWDKILCWPSTAPGELAILSCPSYIVGFDTHANASRQCMMNGQWLWNSSVNNTWSNYSQCYRNSLVTILVPEEEEINISILIKKYIPIVKIISKIGYTVSFFTLVIAFFILTVINLSRIGRRKLRCPRNILHMHLFASFMFRAFMALMKDIVFVSGIALASDVIIKNGKIYWLVDKKESNWLCKMFTSFWQYFILANYFWILMEGLYLHNLVFLALFTDINSSIAVYICLGWGLPALFVLCWIVARVTLENKYCWTIHENSNLFLFIRIPTMLSILINFVLFVNIVRVLLLKLRSTVSEETQRYKRWAKSTLVLVPLFGVHYTLFLGMSYSIGKNETVEIIWLFCDQLFASFQGFFVAVLYCFLNGEVRTEVTRIIKNQRLFHFHTKWISRHSTRSDSTCSCNASKVDKHSERSRWWKAPWLYFLNDRTARRSTHSMASIQDIGTRGGSLASSRGYLEIAGNGQSTYPENQKQTNHTSLSYGKYTDQSLLPFCSNDSEVIPCTGLNIHRIREQHRWSDSECCHLAYELHSLHKGPT
- the LOC726953 gene encoding secretin receptor isoform X2, translating into MDAYEDIDFNNPNSFSMQNRTLEIKENQCHQGNISSSGWCPEIWDKILCWPSTAPGELAILSCPSYIVGFDTHANASRQCMMNGQWLWNSSVNNTWSNYSQCYRNSLVTILVPEEEEINISILIKKYIPIVKIISKIGYTVSFFTLVIAFFILTVIKKLRCPRNILHMHLFASFMFRAFMALMKDIVFVSGIALASDVIIKNGKIYWLVDKKESNWLCKMFTSFWQYFILANYFWILMEGLYLHNLVFLALFTDINSSIAVYICLGWGLPALFVLCWIVARVTLENKYCWTIHENSNLFLFIRIPTMLSILINFVLFVNIVRVLLLKLRSTVSEETQRYKRWAKSTLVLVPLFGVHYTLFLGMSYSIGKNETVEIIWLFCDQLFASFQGFFVAVLYCFLNGEVRTEVTRIIKNQRLFHFHTKWISRHSTRSDSTCSCNASKVDKHSERSRWWKAPWLYFLNDRTARRSTHSMASIQDIGTRGGSLASSRGYLEIAGNGQSTYPENQKQTNHTSLSYGKYTDQSLLPFCSNDSEVIPCTGLNIHRIREQHRWSDSECCHLAYELHSLHKGPT